Genomic window (Pseudopipra pipra isolate bDixPip1 chromosome 7, bDixPip1.hap1, whole genome shotgun sequence):
cctgctctcccagccctctgatgccctgctctcccagccctctgatgccctgctctcccagccctctgatgccctgctctcccagccctctgATGCCCTGCTCTCTCAGCCCTCTGatgccctgctctcccaggctctgatgccctgctctcccaggctCTGATGCCCTGCTCTCTCAGccctcacagctgctgcaggccGAGGGAAGCTGGACGTGTGCGAGTTCCTCCTGGGGCGCGGGGCGGCCGTGACGAGAGCCAACAGGAGGGGGGTGCCCCCGCTGCTCTGCGCCGTCCGGCAGGGCCACTGGCAGGTCTGCACAGCCTGGGGGATCCCTTGGGAGCTGGGCCCCGATTCCTCCCCCTCCAGTTCTGAAATACATTCGTGTACATTTTCTAATGGGCGTTCGCATCGACTTTCCTTCCGAACCCTTTGTATCACTTGACGTAACTCACAAAAGTACATCGGCTGCACGACAGCCTTAGGTTGTAACATACCTGAAAAATAGCTCGTgagttaaaatatttcatttcctaGACCAAGATCAGAGGCCATTTCAGAtcctctgagctgctgctgggcagagaGAGAACCTTGGAGTCAGGAGCCTCCCTCGTTCTGGCCACTCCTGCCAGGACGAGGCTCTGGACTGCAAACAGTCGGGGCTTGAGCTGCATGGGATTTCCCAGGGATTGCTGTAAATAACACCTGTCCTCTGTTCTAAAAGTTCATGATATTGTGGCTGAAATCTAAATCTGCCAATTTCATAAAATCATGGTGTCagtaaggttggaaaagccctctgagcccaccgagtccaaccatcccccagcactgccagggccacccctaacccatgtccccaagtgccacatccacactattaaatccctccagggatggggactccaccgctgccctggacagctgtgccagggctgggcaaccctttggggggaaattttcctaatatccaacctaaacctcctctggtacaagcagtgtatttttaaattgctaTTTTCTATTTCAGGTTGCTAAACTTCTAGTGGAGCATGGGGCTGACGTGAATTTAAGTGACAAGCAGGGCCGAACACCACTGATGGTGGCTTCTTGTGAAGGACATCTGAGCACTGTGgaatttctgctttctgaaggTAGAAAATAAATAGTGGATCAAGTCTGCACAGATGCACCAGACACTGCATCTGTGTGTTAGGCAATTTTTCCTATTCAATAGAACATCTTCCTAACAaagttaattttcattttacaggTGCAGCTATTTCCTCTCTGGACAAGGAAGGACTGACAGCTCTGAGCTGGGCATGTCTGAAAGGCCACAGGGAAGTGGTTCAGTATTTAGTAGAGAAAGGTGCAACAACTGATCAGACAGACAAAAATGGACGAACGCCCCTAGACTTGGCAGCGTTTTATGGAGATGCTGATATTGTAAGTATAACAATAGAAAAATTAAGCATGTACTAAATTTTCATAATACAAAACAGAGCTTAGAAAAAATATTGCcaaggaaaatggaaagaaaatttgGGGAAGTAGTTAAGATGCTTACACTGCTCACATCCCAACTGCAGTGCAAGTGTTTGCTCAGAAAGCATTTTCTAGATGAGGGAGAAGCCCAGAATTATGCTGCAGACCCACGGGAGTCCCCTGACAGGGTCCTGGTCAGGTGGTGCCTTCATGGAATAGAGACCCCAGGGAGAGGTGTAGGAAGAGGAAGGGCATTATGGACAGATCCAAGAGGTCAGCAGGGAACTAGAGGGAACAGCACGTGCAGCCTCTCACACTCACATCTGTATTTCTGAGTCTGCACAGACAATGTCCTGTTTCAGAACAGCACTTCAGGTGCTGCCATGCAGGGAACTCACTGTAGCACTTGGTCCCATCCAGCCTTTGTCAGAATTAACTTGAAATTGTAAATAAGCCCTCAGGTTCTGCACTGGCTTTGGCGGGTTCCTGACACTGTGAGTGTTTGTAGGTGACACTGGACAGACTCTGCTGGGAAGTGAGGGGTGTCCAGGCTCCGTCCTGTCCCCATGTTTGCTGTTAGGTGGTTGTGCTGGAGCAGTGCCAGCTGCCATGTCCCCTCACAGACTGGTCCCATCAGAGTCTGTGCTCAGCCACTGGCTGGGGGGGATGATGCCAATGAAAAGGTGCGGAGCAGGCCCATGGCTGTGGGTCGTGGGACCGGTCTGGGCAGGACTGTTGGTGCCTCTTCCCTTCAGAGATCACTGCTGGTCACACTTGGGCAAGTAATGGCCTTGGAAAATGAccactgccactgctgccaggtATCCCATGCTGCGTTGCCCTCCGTGGATTTCTCGTGCTGTACTGGCCTCGGGAGCACATCCTCAGTCTGTTTCTAGGAGGATATGCGGTAGCTTAAATAtttcactgctctgcctttCCTGCCACAAGCCATGTTACAAGGCTTGTCTCATTCTTTTCCCAGGTGCAGTATCTGGTGGAGAAAGGAGCAATGATAGAGCACGTGGATCACAGTGGGATGCGGCCGCTGGACAGAGCGATCGGCTGCCGCAACACCTCAGTCGTGGTCACACTGCTGAGAAAAGGAGCCAAGCTGGGTGAGTGGAACTGCCCTGTACTGGGAGAAACAGctgccctctgctctgccagAAGCAGTCATTTCTGTATAGCAGATTAAATAACTGGAAACACTAGATTTTTTGCTGGTTGTCTGGTTTGCAGATGCCCACTCAAGAGAAACAATCTTCTTTAAAGGCAGACACACACAACTCTACTTTAGAAGTTTTATTCTGCTCCTTTCTGTGATGTGTGCTGAGGGTGAGGTCTGGAGGAGTCACTCTGTACGTGGTTACTCTGCCATGATATACTTAAACATGATGATTCGCTATTAGTGATACATAAGTCTGACACTGTTAATGAATTAGATTAACAAGTTTTACATTTAAGTGACATTCTTTTaataaattacagaatcatacATTTTTGCAAAGGGTAGGCAAAAAAATGTATGTCCAAGTCATGTATTATCAGTAGGCAAGTACATGGTGCAGTTGTGTATGTGATAATTACTGAATCCTTAGTACCTTTGAAatgttatttcatattttttggATAGTAAGTATGACCAAATACAGGTCCTTGCTTAGGCCTGAGCTTTACAgtggtggggcaggggggcaggcaggggatgGATAGTTTAAACGTGTGTACACCTGGATGATGAGAACAGGAATACTAGTTCCACGCAGGTGGAATATCTCCTGAAGTGGGATTAAGCTCTCTAGGCTGATTCACTTCCTACTCTGAAAGCAGAAACACACTTTCTTCCCCTTTGTCAGAGACCCCTAAAATTTAACTTGCAGGAAATGCAGCCTGGGCTATGGCCACCTCGAAACCCGATATCCTCCTGATTCTGCTGCAGAAACTGATGGAAGAAGGAAATACACTGTACAAAGTAGGTAGATTCGTACTTTTTATGATAACAGAATCTTGGACTTCTGCATGTAAGTAGATAAAATTTCTTTATACCTCCTTTTCGACTACATCATCTGGTATTTTACTggtctgtttaaaaaaaaataaaatgcatgtaTCATACATGATTTTTTCTGGTACTGGTAGTATTAATGCATGTTATTATCCTGGTCTAATACCATTAAACATTTTGAGttcagaaacaaacacaaactgtAGTTAATGTGCAAGTTCTCTCACTGTGCTTGTCTGCCAGTATAGCCTATGCTGcgtatatttatttgtttaaaatctgtctctgttttcttcttgaagGGCACCTCTTGGTAGATGTCAAATATAACATGCTTTTTTGCAACAGTATTGCAATATTAAAAGTTTGTGAAAAGCTTCTTGTTCCCTAAACTGCAGAAAGGCAAGATGAAGGAAGCAGCCCAGCGCTATCAGTACGCCTTGAGGAAGTTCCCCAGGGAAGGCTTTGGAGAGGAAATGAAAGCCTTCACTGAGCTGAGAGTTTCACTGTACCTGAACCTGTCACGATGTCGCCGAAAAACAAATGTAAGATCTTACTGttcctctgctgcctctctggCTTTCGGGATCTGAGAATTCTCTCCTACTGCATTGCTGGGGTGGACATTTATTGGTGCTATTTTATAATCCTTTTCACTGTACCCTGACTTTGGGGGGCTTTGTTGTGTTAGCAAATGGGCAATTTATAAGATGAGTATGTGTTGCAGTGGGGGATCTATTACAGCTAGTCTGAGGTCATCCAGTTATTTTGGAATGATGAACTGCTGCATATCTGTGGTACTTTTCAAAGACTGGATGGACAATGCTGCCACCACCCTTTGTTGTGACACAGCCCAGTCTGGTGCCGTGGGTGCTTCCAGGGGAGGCAGAGCCTGTGCCACGGCCCCAgagcctgcagctccctctgcctgctggggTGTAACTGGGGTGTTTGGTTCATTGCCAGGACTTTGGTATGGCTGAAGAGTTTGCTACCAAAGCCTTGGATCTGAAGCCCAGGTGTTACGAAGCCTATTATGCCAGAGCAAGAGCCAAGAGGAACAGCAGGTACTGTTTGATTCTATGGATCTCTCTGCACAGATTCTTTTTTAACCtaacatttttaataacttGTTCTCTTCTGCTATTTCTATGTggaatttgcaaagaaaaagttattttttgtGCACTTTCCATCTGTATTAGGTCTCTGTATCAGTTAAAGCCAACCACACCCAAATAGCAATATTGAATACTTATTTCGGTAATCACTGGGCAGCCCAGAAAGTAACAAACTGATATGAAGAGGAATTATTTGAAATGTAAGACTGCATGGGTCTGCTGCTCACATGACTGAGCAGAATGTGGCCAACAGTGTGCAACCCAGCCTTATCACTGCATTATTTATTACCAAGTTTATTTATCATGTATTACTGGCTGGTTTTATAGGACAGGATATGTTGAAGCATTAGCAGTTAAAGATAAAAAAcaaggggagagaggaggaactATCTCTTCTAGTCTGGAAAAATGGCAAACTATAGAGGTATAGCTGAAGTACAGGGAAAGGTGCCTTTGGTTCAGTGTCTCTTCTAAACAGCTCAATAGATAGTCATGGAGTTCAGCAGGTTCCCTACTCTGGAGGTAACTGTGAAGGGCTTGTGAGATGAAGTGTCAGTTCCTACTGTTCCCAGCAGAGacttctgctgcctccctgcacGGATTGTCACAACACTCAAGGAAGGGCTTAGGGCTGGGTCTGTGGTTCACcagagggaagaatttcctGAGGTGGAAAACATCCAGTTCTTACATTGTCACCACCTGCAGCAGGAAATGACACATCAGAATATTTCTCTGCAAGTGGTGGAGGTGGATTAGTAATAGGCAATGGTGGGGCTCGGATCTGCTCTGGATcttcactgttgtttttttttttaccctaaaCAGAAAGTTACTTGCTGCTCTTGCTGACCTACATGAAGCCGctcagctgtgtcccagcaATCAGGAGATAAAACGTCTCCTGGCTCGGGTGGAAGAGGAATGCAAACAGTTGCAGAGAACACAGCAACAGAAACATCAGTCTGCACAGCTACTGGAGCAAACCAACAACTCCGATAATGAGGAGGGTGTTGTATCAGGCATGAAGGAGAATTTCAGTCCTCAAGACAGGGAGGATGAACTGTCACACCCCGATGAATCTGTGTCCCCACCACAAAGGCTGCAATGTTCCTCAGCTGCTTCCTCATTCAGCAGGACCCTTCAGGAAGGTGTTCAGCAGAAGGCTCGGTCTGTGTCCCCTCAGAGCAGAACAAGCAGTAAGTACCTGAGAGAGCCAGGCTTGATCATGCAGCCAACAAAGCAGGCACAGATTGTAAAAACTAATCAGCACctgagctccatccagcctggatCTAAACCAGGAAGCAGTCAAGGTAATACAAAGGCACAATCATCTTTGCAGCATCATCCCCTGAGTCCCTTGCCTGTCCCACACTCTAGAAGTCAGCATTTGGATGGGACAAGCACACTGTCATCTGGAAGTGTTTCCGCAGATCCCAGTGCTGAACTGTGCAGTGAGAAGTTCATGTCCAGCCAGTGTTCCCATCCACAGCATCACAAGACTCTCTCTTCTCATTCTTTTGCCAACAAGTCTAAACCTGCAGACAGGTCAACAGGCCCTGCTCAGATGAACTTCGGTAACACAAGGCAGCAAAGCCCTGTACCCAGTGCTGTCTCTTCAAGCTCTCCATCCAACAGTGTGATTCTGGCCAGCTCAGCCAGCAGCTTTTCAGGCAGCGTTAAGGGGCTGGGCCCTGATGTTCGACTCAAGGAGAGTAACGTGAGTCAGGTTCAGGGTACTGAGCACCGACCCCGCAATACCCCATTTATGGGAATCATGGACAAGACTGCAAGGTTCCAGCAGCAAAATATGCAATCCAGTCGCACTTGGCACGCTCAGGCATCAGATGGATTATCCACAAACGTTGCTCCTGGGGGCATCCAGCCCTCAAACTTGGAGCAGTTCTCAGTGAAACACTACCCAACCAAAATCCCCTCTctggctgctgccctgggagatGGCAACCAGAGCAGTGTGCAAGCGAGAGACCACGAGGAACTCCCgtgcccagtccctccccactgtccagaCAAATCCCCCAGCCAAGGTTCTCATTCATACCCCGATGCTGCAGCCAAACCCCCGtcccacagcagccaggacGGGCACCTCAGCCACACGGCAAAACCAAAGCGATCCTTCATTGAATCAAATGTATAAATCCTACTTTGGGTAGTTACTGGGTAAAcctggctcagcacagggtGTGACTGCTCTCACAACACCCActggctgggcacagctggctcCGAGGGAACAGCCCGTGCTGGCCAGTCCTTACTGGGATACAACCACTTCACACTGTTCCTACCAGCACAGGACAGTGACAGTAACTGGAATAACAGACTTCTGTAGGAAGAGTCAATTAGGGTTGTCCAACAACAGAGTAGGACCTCAAGCAGAGAAATCCTTTCCATTACATTTTACCATTAAATAAGAGTTTCCTTTCATGTAGGGCTTCAGTCTTGGCTTTTGGTTCTGTTGCATCTCACACATAATACTTGTGCCTCTCCAGTGCTTAAGTGCTTACTTCTCACAGCAGTGTTAAGGAAGATAATCTGCTGCAGAATACTCAGATCTGTACAtgcatgcatttttttaaatcaaagatAGTATTTTATCACTTTTCTAGCGGGATGTAATTTGGGTGGCATGATGTACATTTAGGAAGCATAAATAATTTGTGTATGAGTAAACTATAAGCAGCCATGTTTGCCATGTAAATATAACTATTTTTGGTAACTAGgagaaatcaaataaaataaagagtgACATTTGCATGTGTATTAAGAAGCTTTGACCATATTGGTTATTGCACTGAAGAACACAATATTATGGCCTATTAACAATAATTGCACTTTATATAGGTTATCTAATCACCTTTGGGTGCTATCTTAAAGCAAAATGATTTATTGTTTATTTGTGAAAAGGTACAGCAGTTAAATGCCTAGTGAGTGTTTTTATGGGAAACCTAACAAATGGATGGAGTGAAGATGAAAGTTTGAGGAAAAGTGTACGTGCAGTGGCATGGCAGGATGAAGCTGTGAAGTTTTTTTGGAGGAAATAAGGTTTTATATTGGCAAGAACGTTGTGAAAAGGAACGGCTGCAGCGAGTGCAATTCAGTTGGAGAGCTCAGCTTTACACCCTGCCCATCGTGCTTGGTtacagtgctgtgtccagtgtAAGCACCTGTACCCAGCTCTACCAGTCCTTCTGGAGTTTGCATCATTATGCTTTAGCTTATTTATTGTTTACCGGTTCTTTGATATTTTGTACAATTCATATATTAGTCTTGTCCTGTAGTTCTATTTTTGCACagctactgtatttttttccatacaaaATAAACATGCTTAATATACCTGTGGGATGAGATGCAGTCCCTGATGGGATAGAATGATATAGATCCTATACTTTGCTATTTCTTACCTTCTGAAAGACCATAGACTCAGAAGTCAGAAATGTAGtgaaaattttaagaaaactttATTTGAAAAACTGTTATTACTTCATTTCTTGAACAGAAATaccacaaaggaaaaataaccaaTAACTTTAAAAAGTTCTTCTGGGAGCTTCCACCAGTGAAGGTTTTCTTTGAAAGAGCCACAGATTAGACCAGAAatagaacttttttttcccagttgttCCTGATACAGTTAGTTCCTTTAGCTACACAGAATTCCAAAGGGGTTTAACATTTCTGCTGAGTGTCCAGCCAGCGAGTGATGGCCATTTTTAGTGTCCTGTTTGGTGTGAGCATAAGGGAGTGGAGGGGAAGATTGGTCATGGGACTAGATCGTCTCTTATTGCTGATCCAGTGTTCCATTGCTTCCCTTTCATAGGAATAGCCATCTACAACAAAACCATCAACAGAAGCTCCTATTACAGAGGCGTGGGCACTGTGGCACTCTACAAATTTTAGATATTTaaatggaaaggaaggaaatacaTCCAAACAGGAAAAATTGAGATTTAGAGTAAGTCCATGGTCTGTGAAAGCTCTACTGTGAATATAAACAGTTCAGGCTAGTTTCATGTTTCTATCTCTGACTGCAAAGCACCAAAGTATATTATACATGTTAAATAAGACTGTCCTTTCAGTTTGACTGATCCATAATGTGAAGTAAAAGCTCTTTAATACAAAATAGCTAACACAGCTAAAGCTTGCTGCGCCCATGACCACTGTGGGTGCCCACCTGgctgccccagcactgagctgggCCCCTGCTGAGCCTTCACCAGCTGTCCAGTTTCAGGGCTTCAGCTCTTCAGTTGGTACCTAAACAAGGTGTTACTTAAAGAACAGAAATGTGGCCCCCGCTCAGTGTTATTTAGCCCCATCACCCAGAAATCTCTCTGATGGAGATTACACTGCTCACCCTGTATTCAGTAAAGCCACTGCCACTCCAGCAGTTAGCAAATGTCTTCATACTTTGAGCATTTTAATTCTCAGGAGTCTGACACCTCACGACTGAAGTTAATCACTGCGTCAGAAGAACTTACACTGATCTTCTGATGACTGTatgcccctccccacccccaagATTAGAACTACTAAGCACTAGTTCTCCATAGAATGTTTTACCTGTAGAACATCTTAAGCTCCTGGTGTAGCACAGTTCAAAGACCTTGCTGAATTTAAAGGAGTCTCCTTCAATACAAACTTCTAAGTGCCCTAGAGATGGTGTGCTAAGTAGTAATGAGCCTGGGTTTCCTTGGCTTTTTGCCCCAGTGTGTGCACTTATTTTGCACTTATCAAGCCAAAGATGTAATTAGGCTTGTAATTATATTTGCAAaggcacattaaaaaaaaagaaacaaatgcttGATACAGTATTTTTCTCCCTATTAGAGATGTCATTTGGCAAATTAAACATTAATCACAATTCTGTTTTGTTGCAACAGctatttaaaatagtttatcTTTCTGATAAGACAGGCCCATTTTTGTGTTCCCACACCGATCTTTATCCTCAAGTAATTTTAATGATGTCATGTAAAGACATACCCGCTGCAATGACAGGATCCTTCATAAGCTCCCTTGTTATAGGACACAGGAACTCATCAGGGACAGGAACAGAAACTGAGATCATTGTCATCCTCAGTTCTTCAATCTTCTGGAGAATTTTACTGCGCAGGCCTAGAGactctgaaaaattatttatacatGAAGCAGACAGCACAGACAAGTAGGGCAAAAagtcagcagctgcttcaagaGACACAGCTCCATCTCAccacccccaaaccaaaaacctgCAGCCAGCCCAGTGCCAGGATGTCTCTCCTGCTGCCCAACAGGAACCTGAGTAAGGAAAACAACCAGTAAAACCAACACAggtgcagcagtgctgcagagccaTGGCTGTGTGGTGATAAACTCCTAACATTTAGTTAAACTGGGATTTCAGTAGCACTGAAAATCTTGTTCATCTTGGGCAGGTagtattttcctgttttgtaaGTGCTTGAGCCGTGGCAGGTAGAGAGCAATTCTTCAAGTCAGTTTTGTCAGGCCATAATTTTTATACCTTTGTTGAGTCCTTTCCCCACAGAGAACTCttattttcagcaggtcatTGATCACATTCAGTTCTCACAGGACTTCCTAGTCTGTGTTAATTAACTGGCCTCAGCAGGTGATGCTGCAACAGAGTTTTAGGCTACTTCAATGCTAAAGACAACGTGCAGAAACTGAGGAAGCCAGGGGTCTTTTGTGGATGACAATTCTGTCAGATTCCCAGCACCTGTTATTTCTAGACTTCAACAAAGCTGGCTGATACACAGAGATACTCTGATCTCATATAGACCAAGTCAACACACACACAAtggtaatgaaataaaaaggcattttggggggggaaTCCACGTATGGAATTCTTAACTTTCTTTTATTACAACATTTCAAagtcctttaaaaattaaaaactatttgGATTTCCATACTCTTACCGATTTTTAATTCATTAGCAAGACCTTCCTTAGTAAGATTCAGTAGCTCCTTGCCATCAATATTATTCATTTTGAAAAGCCCAACAAAGTCTGCTAAATCTTGTGCACAGAGCCAGGCTGAAACATCATCCTCTGACCAGTCCTCAACAGCCACCTTAGATTCAGTTTCTACAatatttcctttggaaatgaaaaagacagttacaaaacaaaacaaaaaccaaaaaatccccaatcaaacaaaacaaacccacaaaccccaaaaaacaaccaacaatgAAACCCCCCAGTTCTAAGAAACAATGTCGTTAATGAACTCTGGTTTTAAGTGTTCTCAGTACTATACATTCTCCATCTAATAAAAGAAATGCTTATTAGACATTATTTTGGGGAAGAGGCACgataatttttgtctttttaccTGTCAATTTTCAAAGTTTAGAAGAATTTAATCTCTCGGATGCCCACATGTCTGTAAAATCTGAACTGAATAACTAAAAACCAGAAAAGTGGAACCATCTCACACCTCCTTAGAAAGCAGACTAAAGCCCAAACTTATTCTTGTGCTTTGAACGAGATCACATGTACCTTTGTTCCACAAATTTTGGGTGCTGAAGTGTTTTGTAACAGTAGCtatcttgggtttttttcacctgtAACAACTGGtaaactgtttttcttgttgACAATTATGCTTGCAATTAGCATATTTTCTAGTTAACCCGTCACAAATGATGCTTGTCCAAAAAGTCTTTCAGCACTCTGGCAATAATATTCATCTCTTAAATGCTGTCCAGAGAGCAAGCAATGGCAAATATCAGAAAAGAAGATACAGCAGATTAATCAAATTAAGATACatctgtatatttttctttaaaaaaataaccaaattcCTTTGTAGGACTTCAATCAGGTCAGTTCAGAGAAAAGACCAGTAACAGGCACACAATTCTGAGGTTACACACTAACTGCAGGTAAGAATGTGGGGGGGTTGCATCTTCAGAAGGTGCTCTGAATTTAAAGAACAAATTACAAACACTTCACACACTGACCTGCAGAGGGTTGCTTCAGGTCCAACTGCCATATGTGCACAGTTTTATCCATTGAGCCCGTGGCAAGTAAGTGACTATGTGGTGCAAAAGCACAAGTTGTAACAtatctgcaaataaaaaaaagaacacagtgTGAAAATTCACGAGAAAAagacttaatttcttttattaacaGTGAAACAGAATAATCATATTGAATTCTTACCTGGTATGCTGAGACAAAGTACGAAGGGTATTGCCAGTACTCTGTAAAAGagtttttgtaattttaaatcttaaagaataaaaagaacatttcttCATTTGCATGCTTCCTCTCAAAGTAAAGAATATTGCCTCTTGAAAGGTGACACAAGTTACCTTCAGAGAAGTTACACAGCCTTGACAAAGCTGATCAGCAGTAGAGGCAGAACTGCAACTTGAATTTCCTGCCTGAAGCCCCCCTGGATTCCTTGGGGCACTGCCACCCTTCCCAATAAGCTGGCACGGAACATGCAGGAGAACCGTGCCAGAAACCCCAGCTGAATGAATTACATCCATACTGGCTGACTGTTCGTGGggataaaaacatttcttttacaAATCTGGTCTTAGAAATGACCAAAAGGGAAGAGATTTAAGCCACAATCCTTCAACTGGACCAGTAATTAACCACAACAGTGGTTCTCCTATTTGGCCACTAAATATCAATAAAAAACCAAATTCCTGAATTTCCACAGTTTTAATTTATGACTGAAAGACTTTCCCTCTTATGAAAGATACCTTTTTTTGACAGGTACAGATGAAGTGGGAAGATGATGAGCAGTTATTCAGAATCACTAATTGATCAGTCAGCACTCCAGTAGTTTGAGCTGCCCAACATGATCAAAGTGCCCTATTTTAGGCCGAAATCTCTCTCTGTCCCATGAAGGCTTTATGTCCCCACTTTTCCCCACAAAATCACAGGGGATCTCTGCAGATCACCTAGTACAGACCCCTTGCTAAAGCAGGGCCACCTACAGCGGGTGTCCAGGTGGGGTTTGAGCATCTCCAGAGGAGAATCCACAACTAGAAAAGTTATTGTCCCATCTGATAAAAACCAAAGGCCACAAAAGCTGACAAACAGTATTAAGAAATACTTATGCTGTGGTTTTGTgcatcttttaattttctaaagcTCCAAAACCCTGGAGGACTTCTTACATACCTGTCTAAACTTCAGACTACTAAAATAACTGGACTAAAAACTGTGCAGGTATCATATTAGTGATTCTGGTGAAAAACTTTAACActaatttaaaaattgtatCAATACAACAGGTATGTGCAGAGCAAGCTGAAGAAGCTTAAAATTTGTTCATCCTCCATTTTCAGCaaacttattattttttttaatactagaAAGTACTAGAGGTAAATAGCACTTACAGGTGAACCACGAAGGATGTAATAACATTATTACAGAAAATGCTTAAACAGTATGTTTTAAGGAGAAGACACTGTATTTAACATAATTTTCTTGACTTCTTTATTATGCTTCTATTTTATCTGCACTTTATATATAATTAACTAAAGAATTTCTATGATCACCATTCCCAATTTTATGTCAAAAGCTACACACTCCTTGCTTTGGAAGCTAGGCGTGTTAGGATAAACAAAAAATCGTTCTGCTTCAATATGAACATAACTTGTAAGTATGGAATTAACTGAATAATACCCTACTGCAGAGAAATCAGCAAATCCTCAAAAT
Coding sequences:
- the WDSUB1 gene encoding WD repeat, SAM and U-box domain-containing protein 1 isoform X3, with amino-acid sequence MRCLYNEKAHDLGVTCCDISSNPVSVLSGNENGFKYFQMASCGQDNQIKLWLILFADFLGVELKYKCTLNGHSAPVLACAFSYDGQMLVSGSVDKCVIIYETSTGNTLRTLSQHTRYVTTCAFAPHSHLLATGSMDKTVHIWQLDLKQPSAGNIVETESKVAVEDWSEDDVSAWLCAQDLADFVGLFKMNNIDGKELLNLTKEGLANELKIESLGLRSKILQKIEELRMTMISVSVPVPDEFLCPITRELMKDPVIAADGYSYEREAMEHWISNKRRSSPMTNLPLHSLMLTPNRTLKMAITRWLDTQQKC
- the WDSUB1 gene encoding WD repeat, SAM and U-box domain-containing protein 1 isoform X2; this encodes MLGWICCPLKGVRHFQLTLGYYQIRSGNVKDGSLVACAFSPNGNFFATGSSSGDLTIWDDKMRCLYNEKAHDLGVTCCDISSNPVSVLSGNENGFKYFQMASCGQDNQIKLWLILFADFLGVELKYKCTLNGHSAPVLACAFSYDGQMLVSGSVDKCVIIYETSTGNTLRTLSQHTRYVTTCAFAPHSHLLATGSMDKTVHIWQLDLKQPSAGNIVETESKVAVEDWSEDDVSAWLCAQDLADFVGLFKMNNIDGKELLNLTKEGLANELKIESLGLRSKILQKIEELRMTMISVSVPVPDEFLCPITRELMKDPVIAADGYSYEREAMEHWISNKRRSSPMTNLPLHSLMLTPNRTLKMAITRWLDTQQKC